One genomic window of Leptotrichia shahii includes the following:
- a CDS encoding autotransporter-associated N-terminal domain-containing protein, with protein MTNNLRKISQDLRTFAKRTKGFKYTDSSLITFLMTGLVFITGNGLAASEDSGIKNQVSEINTSIAQIRTNFKRARKENNKLIKDTNLELTQLMEQGDHVTKSPWSSWQYGMNYFYNDWHGTFKGKGNKIDNIIYKRDQTLNKYIAKPINEKNANNTTTLGFAYEPNAAIPISASITPKSITKTNPNIQKNVAIASLPSFEPRTVNDPLAPSAPKAPSIGSFSFNLTGESNGNSSSRTAFQKNRSNGAIESVASGKGNFNIIRKSNGTMDYEYNQYSGTSPWGSLSSGGDITSAPWNGETGNGTTGSYLGFQKLVSGTGLTNTKNLLTNTNSFTYSGNPAVREFVHMDHHVHTANGTAAVAGLTSATSDATWDSTVTNGSTQAAVLGAYNDVVNNVNGTVIQNNKQTTSGSGLFAWINSGRIVMEGRNNAVTNNYDHNNAEDSKSVAINTGEILIQPHFDGTNYTETQNAVFSLSNDSNDRDKERHHAISYNGSTGKIDVWTNKSAYFLNAAGNGGTWIMNGDRVGNNLPVSLVNRGSINLYAEGSVGTFFLYPTRTDLQFVEEGFTFNVADNKPNDKTPGTPYQYKPLTIYGDSSVGYYESSASGQNQYSKTEGNLAINIGAAGVGNQNFVTNKTTTIPTATGAETNGVVITAAMNHDVNPTDSLLNPYNSDPELNKHPEYIRNSFGILSNSAINLTSHQIEIFDKTESNVGVMPNANVLLDLGGGNIELKGGNSNIGIYVVDKYTTSGGVTVNPAGAVKSTGDVKLEGGKGNLAIYAKGSTRPSGVNETVIVRKIESNNTQNSVAIYAADDGVSGNSVVGSVVKVTDGITIKGATVSANPTIAGGESAGAVYATGEQTSVNIDMPTIAPATTPVTPANPNITITGTEIVTIDPTTKAATGTGSYTGFGLYAGKGAQISAKNNNIKVVNGGTAIASVGKSGATPAVNSRIDLSGTATNAGGTVEYDGKGYALFSSEGGEIDLSYGTLTLRGSSTGYSRDVTAATQPITLTDTKINVFSNDVIVANLTGVTKFNTNGSYINGNAANTIGTYIPITKITNVEGTTTYDGYKYTVFDGITVDVDSNIDKGDTTGGATPSDSYIFTRRIQLQNSNINVLSGNTVKAHLNTTELNSINPDLNVPVGLDISASGKSTSRATTGVNVANGATITVDRTDSGNGGVGAYVNYGTISNDGKIEVEKTTPNDFAVGLYATNGTQVDNKTNGTIEVGGKDSIGILGLSYRIDSAGNVVYEKFGTAGPAVFATKLGYVDVTNNGKITLDGENALGIYTKNNSLNATGTNTDYARIGNGYTLSSNKGEITMSGKNAIGMITEGGEITNDTTGKITISGQEGVAMYGTYATGAAMTAPTDRLSSTLINKGTLELADTTGVTPIIGMFTNDADTTIETSGTLNIGKKSYGIYGASNDVTMSNGTINVGEDGVGIFATGSSDNRTITASTVDLRGGTINVGNNQAVGVFIADDATNPLKTTVKNTGTNMTVGTNAFGYVVDSTTGTDLLLGTATNKLTASLGPDSVYAYSNDKNGYVYSNTDITTTGGKSYGLYTAGKTENYGNIDLTGGNGNVGIYSTGRSLAGLGATNYGTITVGGTDLVAKEYGIGMATGYYNETTGAISNEGLIENRGTINVGKDNSIGMYAVGAGSKAINHGTIDISGKNATGMYIDQGAEGVNYGTIKSTGTASGIKGVATVNGGYIKNYGTISITSPGGIGIYQDALSALSQKNEPTAGTGTVSGTKAAVYSATSTDQKYIVTPKGKLLIQNPPKAPRLTINDREVTLTGVDTNIASPTPAYVTAGSTTLDLSLPLYANTVSNAQVTEVGMYVDTSGVNYTNPIQGLSNLVGLENINLIIGTEAAKYTDAKAIEIGENILKPYNDAISSLTTTGTTLNINSAGLTWLAQPLQGTSKPIETLYMIKIPYTFFASVKDENTYNFLDGLEQRYGVEPLGSRERLIFDKLNGLGKGETHIFTQAVDEMKGHQYANTQQRINATGNTLDKEFRYLRDEWRNPSKQNNKIKAFGTRDEYSTDTAGIIDYRSNAYGVAYVHEDEKVRMGNSIGWYAGAVTNRFKFKDIGHSTEDQTMVKLGVFKTLSPKGDYNGALQWTISGDVFAGVNNMKRRFWVVDDTFEAKSTYHSYGAAIKNEIGYDIRMSERTHLRPYGALKMEYGKFNEIKEKTGQMRLEVKGNDYFSVKPEVGMEFKYVQPLAVKTNLTVGLTAAYENEIGKLQEGNQARVGYTTAGWYNLEKEKEDRRGNGKFDLNIGVDNTRFGVTVNAGYDTKGNNVRGGIGFRAIY; from the coding sequence ATGACAAATAATCTTAGAAAGATTTCACAGGATCTGCGTACATTTGCGAAAAGAACAAAAGGATTTAAGTATACAGATTCTTCACTGATTACATTTTTAATGACTGGTCTAGTCTTTATTACAGGTAATGGTCTAGCTGCAAGTGAAGATTCAGGTATTAAGAATCAGGTGAGCGAGATAAACACTTCAATTGCTCAAATTCGTACAAATTTTAAAAGGGCTAGAAAGGAAAACAATAAATTAATTAAAGATACGAATTTAGAACTGACTCAGTTAATGGAACAAGGAGATCATGTAACAAAATCACCTTGGAGCAGCTGGCAATATGGAATGAATTATTTTTATAATGACTGGCATGGAACTTTCAAAGGTAAAGGAAATAAAATTGACAACATCATTTACAAAAGAGATCAGACTTTAAACAAATATATCGCAAAACCAATAAACGAAAAAAATGCGAATAACACAACAACATTAGGATTTGCCTACGAGCCAAATGCAGCAATTCCTATAAGTGCTTCAATCACACCAAAATCAATAACAAAAACTAATCCAAATATTCAAAAAAATGTGGCGATTGCAAGTTTACCGTCGTTTGAGCCTAGAACGGTGAATGATCCATTAGCTCCGAGTGCTCCAAAAGCTCCAAGTATTGGTTCATTTAGTTTCAATTTAACAGGAGAATCAAATGGAAATAGTTCTTCACGTACAGCTTTTCAAAAAAATAGAAGTAACGGTGCAATTGAAAGTGTTGCTTCAGGAAAGGGTAATTTTAATATTATTAGAAAATCTAATGGTACAATGGACTATGAGTACAATCAATACAGTGGGACATCGCCATGGGGATCTCTTAGTAGTGGTGGTGATATAACATCAGCACCTTGGAATGGAGAAACAGGAAATGGCACAACAGGAAGTTATTTGGGATTTCAAAAACTTGTTTCTGGAACAGGTTTGACAAATACAAAAAACCTTCTTACAAATACTAATAGTTTTACATATTCAGGAAATCCAGCTGTTAGAGAATTTGTACATATGGATCACCATGTACATACTGCAAACGGAACAGCTGCAGTGGCAGGTTTAACTTCAGCAACTTCAGATGCAACTTGGGATTCAACAGTAACTAACGGTTCAACTCAAGCGGCAGTTTTAGGTGCTTATAATGATGTGGTGAATAATGTAAATGGAACAGTTATTCAAAATAATAAACAAACTACTTCTGGTTCAGGATTATTTGCTTGGATAAATAGTGGTAGAATAGTTATGGAAGGAAGAAATAATGCGGTTACTAATAATTATGATCATAATAATGCAGAAGATTCAAAATCAGTTGCAATAAATACTGGTGAAATATTAATCCAACCACATTTTGATGGGACAAACTATACGGAAACTCAAAATGCTGTTTTTAGTTTATCAAATGATAGTAACGACAGAGATAAAGAAAGACATCATGCTATTTCTTATAACGGAAGTACAGGAAAAATAGATGTATGGACTAATAAATCTGCATATTTTTTAAATGCCGCAGGAAATGGTGGAACTTGGATAATGAACGGTGATAGAGTTGGAAATAATCTGCCTGTTAGTTTAGTCAATAGAGGATCTATTAATTTATATGCTGAAGGTAGTGTAGGAACATTTTTCCTATATCCTACAAGAACAGATTTACAATTTGTAGAAGAAGGATTTACTTTTAATGTAGCAGATAATAAGCCAAATGATAAAACGCCGGGAACTCCATATCAATATAAACCATTAACTATTTATGGTGATTCAAGTGTTGGTTATTATGAAAGCAGTGCAAGTGGACAAAATCAATATTCAAAAACAGAAGGAAATCTTGCAATTAATATAGGAGCAGCAGGGGTAGGAAATCAAAATTTTGTAACAAATAAAACAACTACTATACCTACAGCAACTGGTGCAGAAACGAACGGTGTAGTGATTACTGCTGCTATGAATCATGATGTAAACCCTACAGATTCATTACTTAATCCTTATAATTCAGATCCTGAGTTAAATAAACATCCTGAATATATTAGAAATAGTTTTGGTATTCTTTCAAATTCTGCAATTAATTTGACAAGCCATCAAATCGAAATCTTTGATAAAACAGAATCTAATGTTGGGGTAATGCCAAATGCAAATGTTTTACTTGATTTAGGTGGAGGAAATATAGAACTTAAAGGTGGAAATAGCAATATAGGAATTTATGTTGTAGACAAATATACGACATCTGGTGGAGTGACAGTTAATCCAGCGGGAGCTGTAAAATCAACAGGGGATGTTAAGTTAGAGGGTGGAAAAGGAAACTTGGCAATTTATGCTAAAGGTTCAACTCGTCCTTCAGGAGTTAATGAAACTGTAATAGTAAGAAAAATAGAATCAAATAATACTCAAAATTCGGTTGCTATTTATGCAGCGGATGACGGGGTTTCAGGAAATTCAGTGGTAGGTTCTGTAGTAAAAGTAACAGATGGTATTACTATTAAAGGAGCAACAGTTTCAGCAAATCCAACAATAGCAGGTGGAGAAAGTGCAGGAGCTGTTTATGCAACTGGAGAACAAACATCAGTAAATATTGATATGCCGACCATTGCACCAGCGACAACACCTGTCACTCCAGCAAATCCTAATATTACAATAACAGGAACAGAAATTGTAACTATTGATCCTACAACAAAAGCAGCAACTGGAACGGGTAGTTATACAGGATTTGGATTATATGCTGGAAAAGGAGCACAAATTAGTGCTAAAAATAACAATATTAAAGTTGTAAATGGTGGGACTGCGATTGCCTCAGTAGGAAAATCTGGAGCAACACCTGCTGTAAATTCTAGAATTGATTTATCAGGAACTGCTACTAATGCAGGAGGTACAGTAGAATACGATGGTAAAGGATACGCATTATTTTCATCTGAAGGTGGAGAAATTGATTTATCTTACGGAACTTTAACATTAAGAGGAAGTTCAACTGGATATTCAAGAGATGTAACAGCAGCAACACAGCCAATTACTTTGACAGACACAAAAATTAATGTATTTTCAAATGATGTAATTGTAGCAAATTTAACAGGAGTAACTAAATTTAATACAAATGGTTCATACATTAATGGTAATGCAGCTAATACAATAGGAACATATATACCAATAACAAAAATTACTAATGTAGAAGGTACAACAACTTATGATGGATATAAATATACTGTATTTGATGGAATAACAGTAGATGTTGACAGTAATATTGATAAAGGAGATACTACAGGAGGAGCTACACCATCAGATAGTTATATTTTCACAAGAAGAATTCAATTGCAAAATTCAAATATAAACGTACTTTCAGGAAATACTGTAAAAGCTCATTTAAATACAACAGAACTTAATTCAATAAATCCTGACTTAAACGTGCCAGTTGGGCTTGATATAAGTGCGAGTGGAAAATCTACAAGCAGAGCTACAACAGGAGTAAATGTTGCAAATGGTGCTACAATTACTGTAGATAGAACAGATAGCGGAAATGGTGGAGTAGGTGCGTATGTAAACTATGGAACTATTTCTAATGATGGAAAAATTGAAGTTGAAAAGACAACACCAAATGATTTTGCAGTAGGACTTTATGCTACAAATGGAACACAAGTGGATAATAAAACTAATGGAACTATTGAAGTTGGTGGTAAAGACAGTATTGGTATTCTTGGGCTTTCTTATAGAATAGACAGTGCTGGTAATGTTGTCTATGAGAAGTTTGGAACAGCAGGTCCAGCAGTGTTTGCAACTAAACTTGGTTATGTAGATGTTACAAATAATGGTAAAATTACACTTGATGGAGAAAATGCTTTAGGAATTTATACTAAAAATAATAGTTTGAATGCCACTGGAACAAATACAGATTATGCTAGAATAGGGAATGGTTACACTCTATCTTCAAATAAAGGTGAAATTACAATGTCAGGTAAAAATGCTATTGGTATGATTACCGAAGGTGGAGAAATTACAAATGACACAACAGGTAAAATTACAATAAGCGGGCAAGAAGGTGTGGCAATGTATGGAACTTATGCCACAGGTGCGGCAATGACAGCGCCGACAGATAGATTAAGTTCCACTCTTATAAATAAAGGAACACTTGAACTTGCTGATACAACAGGAGTTACACCAATAATTGGTATGTTTACAAATGATGCTGATACAACAATAGAAACATCTGGAACTTTAAATATTGGTAAGAAATCTTATGGTATTTATGGAGCCTCAAATGATGTAACTATGTCAAATGGAACGATTAATGTTGGAGAAGATGGGGTAGGTATTTTTGCAACTGGTTCATCTGATAATAGAACAATTACAGCTTCAACAGTAGATTTACGAGGTGGAACAATTAATGTTGGTAATAACCAGGCAGTAGGGGTATTTATTGCAGATGATGCTACAAATCCTTTGAAAACAACAGTTAAAAATACAGGAACTAATATGACTGTTGGAACAAATGCGTTTGGTTATGTTGTAGATTCTACGACAGGAACTGATTTATTGCTTGGTACAGCAACAAATAAATTAACAGCTTCACTTGGACCAGATTCAGTTTATGCTTATTCAAATGATAAAAACGGATATGTTTACAGTAATACTGATATTACAACTACTGGTGGAAAATCATACGGACTGTATACTGCTGGAAAAACAGAAAATTATGGAAATATTGATTTAACTGGTGGAAATGGGAATGTTGGTATTTATTCGACAGGAAGAAGCTTAGCTGGATTAGGTGCAACTAACTATGGAACAATAACAGTTGGTGGAACTGACTTGGTTGCTAAAGAATATGGTATTGGTATGGCAACAGGATACTACAATGAAACAACTGGAGCGATTTCAAACGAAGGGCTTATTGAAAATAGAGGAACTATTAATGTAGGTAAAGATAATTCAATAGGTATGTACGCTGTAGGAGCAGGTTCAAAAGCTATCAATCACGGTACAATTGATATTTCTGGTAAAAATGCAACTGGTATGTATATTGACCAAGGAGCTGAAGGGGTAAACTATGGAACTATTAAATCTACTGGAACAGCTTCAGGAATTAAAGGAGTTGCGACAGTAAATGGTGGATATATTAAGAACTACGGTACTATCTCGATTACTTCTCCTGGAGGAATAGGAATATACCAAGATGCATTGTCAGCATTAAGTCAAAAGAATGAGCCAACAGCTGGTACAGGAACAGTAAGTGGAACAAAAGCGGCTGTGTATTCTGCGACTTCTACCGATCAGAAGTATATTGTAACGCCAAAAGGGAAACTATTAATTCAAAATCCTCCAAAAGCACCAAGATTAACAATTAATGATAGAGAAGTAACACTTACAGGAGTAGATACAAATATAGCAAGTCCAACACCTGCATATGTAACAGCAGGTTCGACAACACTTGATTTATCATTGCCATTGTATGCAAATACAGTTTCAAACGCTCAAGTAACGGAAGTTGGAATGTATGTTGATACTTCAGGAGTAAACTATACAAATCCTATTCAAGGATTAAGTAACTTAGTTGGACTTGAAAATATTAATCTTATTATTGGTACAGAAGCAGCTAAATATACTGACGCAAAAGCAATTGAAATTGGTGAAAATATTTTGAAACCATATAATGATGCTATATCTTCATTGACTACAACAGGAACAACATTAAATATTAATTCAGCAGGACTTACTTGGCTTGCACAGCCTTTACAAGGAACAAGTAAACCAATTGAAACATTGTATATGATAAAGATACCTTATACATTCTTTGCAAGTGTAAAAGATGAAAATACATACAATTTCCTTGATGGATTGGAACAAAGATACGGTGTTGAACCTCTAGGATCAAGAGAAAGATTAATCTTTGACAAACTTAATGGACTTGGTAAAGGTGAAACTCATATCTTCACACAGGCTGTGGATGAAATGAAAGGACACCAATATGCAAATACTCAGCAAAGAATCAATGCAACTGGAAATACATTGGATAAAGAATTTAGATATTTAAGAGACGAATGGAGAAATCCTTCTAAACAAAATAACAAGATTAAAGCATTTGGTACGAGAGATGAGTACAGCACTGATACAGCAGGAATTATTGATTATAGAAGCAATGCCTACGGTGTAGCTTATGTTCATGAAGATGAAAAAGTTAGAATGGGTAATTCAATTGGATGGTATGCAGGAGCTGTAACAAATAGATTCAAGTTTAAAGATATTGGACATTCAACAGAAGATCAAACAATGGTAAAACTTGGAGTATTTAAAACATTGTCACCTAAAGGGGATTATAATGGTGCATTGCAATGGACAATTTCAGGAGATGTATTTGCTGGAGTTAATAATATGAAACGTAGATTCTGGGTAGTTGACGATACTTTTGAGGCTAAATCAACTTACCATTCTTATGGAGCGGCTATTAAAAATGAGATAGGCTATGACATAAGAATGAGTGAAAGAACACATTTACGTCCATACGGAGCATTAAAAATGGAATATGGCAAATTTAATGAGATAAAAGAGAAAACAGGACAAATGAGATTAGAAGTTAAAGGAAACGACTACTTCTCAGTAAAACCTGAAGTTGGAATGGAATTTAAATACGTTCAGCCACTTGCAGTAAAAACAAACTTGACAGTAGGGTTAACAGCAGCTTACGAAAACGAAATTGGAAAACTTCAAGAAGGAAATCAAGCAAGAGTAGGATATACAACTGCTGGATGGTATAACTTGGAGAAAGAAAAAGAAGACAGACGTGGAAACGGTAAGTTTGATTTAAATATCGGAGTAGATAACACAAGATTTGGTGTTACGGTAAATGCTGGATACGATACTAAAGGTAACAATGTAAGAGGTGGAATTGGATTTAGAGCTATTTACTAA
- a CDS encoding lysozyme inhibitor LprI family protein has translation MKKLLLIAGLLLLGVSAFAGKYEDELTERMKVEEEKAQSAWDSGVRADMINASVNLDDEWEKELNKVYDLILKKLPAKEKTKFKAEQQKWKQDTKIKLKKAYDKYVVEEGERMAGELAASDSLEETKDRALKLAKMYDKLSK, from the coding sequence ATGAAAAAATTGTTGTTAATAGCAGGATTACTGCTTTTAGGAGTTAGTGCATTTGCAGGGAAATATGAAGATGAATTGACAGAAAGAATGAAAGTGGAGGAAGAAAAAGCTCAGTCTGCTTGGGATAGCGGAGTAAGAGCGGATATGATTAATGCTTCAGTCAATTTAGATGATGAATGGGAAAAGGAATTAAATAAAGTTTACGACTTGATTTTGAAAAAACTGCCAGCAAAAGAAAAAACAAAATTTAAAGCTGAACAGCAAAAATGGAAACAAGATACAAAAATTAAATTGAAAAAAGCATACGATAAATATGTTGTGGAAGAAGGAGAAAGAATGGCAGGGGAATTGGCTGCTAGTGACAGTTTGGAAGAAACAAAGGATAGAGCTTTGAAATTAGCAAAGATGTATGATAAACTTTCAAAATAA
- a CDS encoding lysozyme inhibitor LprI family protein, with product MKKIIVMIVILAVGIMSCSKTGKVNKKSKKRNIEAVSKKPDILKISYEDYMKQRMEDAKKDVLPEDVTGQMLEVWKSEIAKLYNLLLVELSDKEREKLRVEQKEWEKKVNTEPKEKKLEKTEKKAIEMAKRYDKIRKK from the coding sequence ATGAAAAAAATAATTGTAATGATAGTAATTTTGGCAGTGGGAATTATGAGCTGTTCAAAAACTGGAAAAGTAAATAAAAAAAGTAAAAAGCGAAATATAGAAGCAGTTTCAAAAAAGCCAGATATTTTAAAGATTAGCTATGAGGATTACATGAAGCAGAGAATGGAAGATGCAAAAAAAGATGTTTTGCCAGAGGATGTTACTGGTCAAATGCTGGAAGTTTGGAAATCAGAGATTGCAAAACTTTATAATTTGCTTTTAGTGGAGTTATCTGATAAAGAGAGAGAGAAATTGCGAGTGGAGCAAAAGGAATGGGAAAAAAAAGTAAATACTGAGCCTAAAGAAAAAAAGCTAGAAAAAACAGAGAAGAAAGCAATAGAAATGGCAAAAAGGTATGATAAGATACGTAAAAAATAG
- the ftsH gene encoding ATP-dependent zinc metalloprotease FtsH: MEEKDKNDIRKRLEELRKDNNRKNNRQDNKNKSPFSGFLFFIFVVLLFTFTAIFHQDIQTYFQAKKEISYTEFVNRTQAGEFAEINEKDDKLIAQSRENGKDTLYFTKKITDRVGNEPIIINAIERKKVKLNSLQPSGGSFFLLLLGQFLPMIIMIALMVYLAKKMVGGSQGGGPGNIFGFGKSRVNKIDKKPDVKFDDVAGVDGAKEELREVVDFLKNPEKYTKAGARVPKGVLLLGRPGTGKTLLAKAVAGESGASFFSISGSEFVEMFVGVGASRVRDLFEKAKESSPSIIFIDEIDAIGRRRSVGKNSGSNDEREQTLNQLLVEMDGFETDTKVIVLAATNREDVLDPALLRAGRFDRRVTVDAPDLQGRIAILEVHSRNKKLAKDVRLEDIAKITPGFVGADLANLLNEAAILAARRASDTIKMADLDEAVDKIGMGLGQKGKIIKPEEKKLLAYHEAGHAIMTELTPGADPVHKVTIIPRGEAGGFMMPLPEEKLVTTSKQMLAEIKVLFGGRAAEEIGLEDISTGAYSDIKRATKVARAYVESVGMSKKLGPINFENSDDEYSFAPNKSDETVREIDLEIRKILTEEYFNTLNTLQDNWDKLEEVVALLLRKETITGDEVRRIIKGETAEQILKESENSDKKDEKPQSFEAEESKNKDFEKKDKESEKASENVKQKLELENEIENQVEEDAKKLEEKNKTKKLAEVVREITGKSDWTLEEDFDSEETEKNKNDNENKDKDKKNKDDNNSDDSSNNNGGSENDENKDENNDSSNQAGNNKKKKNNFKLPSFME, from the coding sequence ATGGAAGAGAAAGATAAAAATGACATTAGAAAGCGATTGGAAGAATTACGGAAGGATAACAACAGAAAAAATAATAGACAGGATAATAAGAATAAATCTCCATTTTCAGGTTTTCTGTTCTTTATTTTTGTAGTGTTGCTATTCACTTTTACAGCAATATTTCATCAAGATATACAAACTTATTTTCAAGCTAAAAAGGAAATTTCTTATACAGAATTTGTTAATAGAACACAAGCTGGAGAATTTGCAGAAATAAATGAAAAAGATGATAAATTAATTGCGCAGTCTCGTGAAAATGGAAAAGATACTCTTTATTTCACGAAGAAAATAACAGACAGAGTCGGAAATGAGCCGATTATCATCAATGCAATTGAGCGTAAGAAAGTAAAATTAAATTCATTGCAACCATCAGGAGGAAGTTTCTTTTTGTTACTTCTAGGACAATTTTTACCAATGATTATAATGATTGCACTTATGGTTTATTTGGCTAAGAAAATGGTTGGAGGTTCGCAAGGTGGAGGACCTGGAAATATTTTTGGGTTTGGAAAATCGAGAGTTAATAAAATTGATAAAAAGCCTGATGTAAAATTTGATGATGTTGCAGGGGTTGACGGAGCGAAAGAGGAATTACGGGAAGTTGTTGACTTTTTGAAAAATCCTGAAAAATATACAAAAGCTGGAGCAAGAGTGCCTAAAGGTGTACTTCTATTAGGAAGACCTGGAACTGGGAAGACATTACTTGCAAAAGCTGTAGCTGGTGAATCAGGAGCTTCATTCTTCAGCATTTCAGGTTCGGAATTTGTGGAAATGTTTGTTGGGGTTGGTGCTTCACGTGTAAGGGATTTGTTTGAAAAAGCTAAGGAATCTAGTCCGTCAATTATATTTATTGATGAAATTGATGCTATTGGTAGAAGAAGAAGTGTTGGCAAAAATAGTGGAAGTAATGATGAAAGGGAACAAACATTAAATCAATTACTTGTTGAAATGGATGGATTTGAAACTGATACAAAAGTTATTGTACTTGCAGCAACAAATAGAGAAGATGTACTTGATCCTGCATTGCTGCGTGCTGGACGTTTTGACAGACGTGTGACAGTTGATGCACCTGATTTGCAAGGGCGTATTGCTATATTGGAAGTTCATTCAAGAAATAAAAAACTTGCTAAAGATGTAAGGCTTGAGGATATTGCTAAAATAACTCCAGGGTTTGTTGGGGCTGATTTAGCTAACTTGTTAAATGAAGCGGCTATTTTGGCGGCAAGAAGAGCTAGTGATACAATAAAAATGGCTGATTTAGATGAGGCTGTAGATAAAATTGGAATGGGACTTGGACAAAAAGGTAAAATTATTAAACCTGAAGAGAAAAAATTGTTGGCTTATCACGAAGCTGGACATGCTATTATGACTGAATTAACGCCAGGAGCTGATCCAGTTCATAAGGTTACAATAATTCCTAGGGGTGAAGCTGGAGGATTTATGATGCCGCTTCCTGAAGAAAAATTAGTGACTACAAGTAAGCAGATGTTAGCTGAAATAAAAGTGCTGTTTGGTGGTCGTGCCGCTGAAGAAATTGGATTGGAAGATATAAGTACAGGAGCTTATTCTGATATAAAACGTGCTACAAAAGTTGCAAGAGCTTATGTTGAAAGTGTTGGAATGAGTAAAAAATTAGGACCAATTAACTTTGAGAATTCAGACGATGAATATTCATTTGCTCCGAATAAAAGTGATGAAACAGTCAGGGAAATTGATCTTGAAATAAGAAAAATATTAACTGAAGAATATTTTAATACTTTGAATACTTTGCAGGATAATTGGGATAAGCTGGAAGAAGTAGTGGCGTTATTGCTGAGAAAAGAAACTATTACTGGAGATGAAGTTAGACGAATTATTAAAGGTGAAACAGCTGAACAAATTTTAAAAGAATCTGAAAATTCTGATAAAAAAGATGAAAAACCTCAAAGCTTTGAAGCAGAAGAATCTAAAAATAAAGATTTTGAAAAAAAAGATAAAGAAAGTGAAAAAGCGTCAGAAAATGTTAAGCAGAAATTAGAACTTGAAAATGAAATAGAAAATCAAGTGGAAGAAGATGCTAAAAAGCTGGAAGAAAAGAATAAAACTAAAAAATTAGCTGAAGTTGTAAGAGAAATTACTGGAAAATCAGACTGGACATTGGAAGAAGATTTTGATTCAGAAGAAACAGAAAAAAATAAAAATGATAATGAAAATAAAGACAAAGATAAAAAAAATAAAGATGATAACAATTCTGATGATTCTTCTAATAATAATGGCGGTTCTGAAAATGACGAAAATAAAGATGAAAATAACGATTCTTCAAATCAAGCGGGTAATAATAAAAAGAAAAAAAATAATTTTAAATTGCCTAGTTTTATGGAGTAA